One Cohnella candidum genomic region harbors:
- a CDS encoding LysM peptidoglycan-binding domain-containing protein: MVQSWALGSHTSSVTAVRRSSSSNRGQASSRQGSGQRWRLARMMFFVLAFAILFSGFALVKTFASEENVQPASTAEKVVYADSGDTLWHLAATLKKDSMDTRKAVRLLMERNDLHDPSLKNGQMLIVPNEMLP, encoded by the coding sequence ATGGTACAATCTTGGGCATTGGGTTCACATACATCTTCCGTTACGGCCGTTCGCCGTTCGTCTTCTTCTAATCGGGGACAAGCTTCTTCTCGTCAAGGTTCCGGCCAACGCTGGCGCTTGGCCAGAATGATGTTCTTCGTACTGGCGTTCGCCATTTTGTTCAGCGGTTTCGCATTGGTGAAGACGTTCGCCTCCGAAGAGAACGTACAGCCGGCTTCGACCGCGGAGAAAGTGGTTTACGCCGACAGCGGCGATACGCTCTGGCACCTGGCGGCTACCTTAAAGAAGGATTCGATGGATACGCGCAAAGCCGTACGGCTGCTGATGGAACGCAACGACCTGCATGATCCCTCCCTGAAGAA
- the hflX gene encoding GTPase HflX, translated as MRQNGYDTGAGEAEKAIVVSLVTDIVKRSGGDPGHSLQELISLAETAGVEVVATLTQNRDVPDSKWFVGKGKAQEIKAAAAETGAVTAIFDQELSGAQVRNLEEELDLKIIDRTQLILDIFAGRAKTREGILQVELAQLSYLLPRLSGQGINLSRLGGGIGTRGPGETKLETDRRHVRNRISELKRQLEAVMQHRTLHRERRRKSGVVQVALVGYTNAGKSTLLRQLTLADVLAEDKLFATLDPTSRALRLPSGKEVVLTDTVGFIQHLPHDLVAAFRATLEEANEADLLLHVMDASSPMRDRQKQVVEEVLEELGAAGKPMLNIWNKIDKVSAASMSLLAGGPDTIRMSAFSERDLARLLEAIEDKLLGDWCTLRIPASRGDLASLAYRVGEVTESQADEDWLLLTVRLNQADMEKWGYPLEPYRMEESGGLEL; from the coding sequence TTGAGACAGAACGGCTACGACACGGGCGCCGGCGAAGCCGAAAAGGCGATCGTCGTCAGCCTCGTGACCGATATCGTCAAACGGTCCGGAGGAGATCCGGGCCACTCGCTGCAGGAATTGATCTCCTTGGCCGAGACGGCGGGCGTGGAAGTGGTCGCCACTTTAACGCAGAACCGCGACGTGCCGGATTCCAAATGGTTCGTCGGCAAAGGCAAAGCCCAGGAAATCAAAGCCGCTGCCGCGGAGACCGGGGCCGTAACGGCGATATTCGACCAGGAGCTGTCCGGCGCCCAGGTTCGGAACCTGGAGGAAGAGCTGGATCTGAAGATCATCGACCGGACGCAATTGATTCTCGATATTTTCGCGGGACGCGCCAAAACGCGGGAAGGAATCCTGCAGGTCGAGCTGGCGCAGCTGTCCTATCTGCTTCCGAGGCTGTCGGGACAGGGCATCAACCTGTCGCGCCTCGGCGGCGGCATCGGGACGCGAGGTCCCGGGGAGACCAAGCTGGAGACCGACCGGCGGCACGTCCGCAACCGGATTTCCGAGCTGAAACGGCAGCTTGAAGCCGTTATGCAGCACCGTACCCTGCACCGGGAGCGCCGGCGCAAAAGCGGCGTCGTGCAGGTGGCGCTCGTCGGCTACACGAACGCAGGCAAATCGACGCTGCTTCGGCAGTTGACGCTCGCGGACGTCCTGGCGGAGGACAAACTGTTCGCGACGCTGGATCCGACCTCGCGCGCGCTTCGCCTGCCGAGCGGCAAGGAAGTCGTGCTGACCGACACGGTCGGCTTCATTCAGCACCTTCCTCACGATCTCGTCGCCGCTTTCCGGGCGACGCTCGAGGAAGCGAACGAGGCCGATTTGCTGCTTCACGTCATGGACGCGTCCTCGCCGATGAGAGACCGCCAGAAACAGGTCGTGGAGGAAGTGTTGGAGGAGCTTGGCGCGGCGGGCAAACCGATGCTGAACATATGGAATAAAATCGATAAGGTATCCGCCGCTTCAATGTCCTTGCTGGCCGGAGGGCCGGATACGATCCGCATGAGCGCGTTCAGCGAGCGGGATTTGGCCCGCTTGCTCGAGGCGATCGAGGACAAACTGCTTGGCGACTGGTGCACGCTCCGCATTCCGGCATCACGCGGGGACTTGGCCTCTCTCGCTTACCGCGTCGGAGAGGTCACGGAATCGCAAGCCGACGAAGATTGGCTTCTGCTCACGGTTCGGCTCAATCAGGCCGACATGGAGAAGTGGGGATATCCTTTGGAGCCTTACCGGATGGAAGAATCCGGCGGGCTGGAACTTTAA
- a CDS encoding AAA family ATPase, whose product MNARAGKENVREAGSAAMRPSRQINIILRKTESDGGAAAQASGSYADGAGALKALPQNGPWAEWQRELERMVGLENVKELVYEIYALLQVTQLRHEAGLQAHSHVYHMIFKGNPGTGKTTVARLLARLFQGMGLLAKGHLVEVERADLVGEYIGHTAQKTRDLVKKALGGVLFVDEAYSLARGGEKDFGKEAIDTLVKAMEDYKNQFVLILAGYTLEIEGFLLTNPGLPSRFPIQMEFPDYSVDQLIQIAEGMAKDRDYALLPQTLFKLRELLVQEKAESIYHFSNARYVRNVIERAIRYQAVRLLSQYPSGSPGKQELMSLRPEDVRGL is encoded by the coding sequence ATGAACGCGAGGGCGGGTAAAGAAAACGTGAGGGAAGCGGGGTCCGCCGCGATGCGGCCCTCCAGGCAAATCAACATTATCCTTCGCAAAACCGAATCGGACGGCGGGGCTGCGGCCCAGGCTTCCGGCTCTTATGCGGACGGCGCCGGGGCCTTGAAGGCGCTGCCCCAGAACGGTCCATGGGCCGAATGGCAGCGAGAGCTCGAACGCATGGTCGGCTTGGAGAACGTCAAGGAGCTCGTGTACGAAATCTACGCGCTTCTTCAAGTTACGCAGCTCCGCCACGAAGCGGGCCTTCAGGCACATTCGCACGTATACCATATGATTTTCAAAGGAAACCCCGGCACCGGGAAAACGACGGTCGCGCGGCTGCTCGCCCGGCTGTTTCAGGGGATGGGACTGCTTGCCAAAGGGCATCTCGTCGAAGTCGAGCGCGCCGATCTGGTCGGGGAATACATCGGGCATACCGCGCAGAAAACGCGCGACCTGGTCAAAAAAGCGCTCGGCGGCGTCCTGTTCGTCGACGAGGCTTACAGCTTGGCCCGGGGCGGGGAGAAGGATTTCGGCAAAGAAGCGATCGATACGCTCGTTAAAGCGATGGAAGATTATAAAAACCAATTCGTCCTCATCCTGGCCGGGTATACTTTGGAGATCGAGGGCTTTTTGCTGACGAATCCCGGGCTGCCGTCGCGTTTCCCGATCCAGATGGAATTCCCGGATTATTCCGTGGACCAATTGATCCAGATCGCGGAGGGCATGGCCAAAGATCGGGACTACGCCTTGCTTCCCCAGACGCTGTTCAAGCTCAGGGAGCTGCTGGTGCAGGAAAAAGCCGAATCGATCTACCATTTTAGCAACGCCAGATACGTCCGCAACGTGATCGAACGCGCCATCCGCTACCAGGCGGTTCGGCTGCTGTCGCAATATCCCTCGGGTTCCCCCGGGAAACAGGAGCTCATGTCCCTGCGGCCGGAGGACGTGCGGGGTTTGTAA
- a CDS encoding YdcF family protein, with protein MMFPAKGKAFSMLDKRPRRRPLRIALWAACAVAALLLLWCAGLYRQIVTFEGVDAAGLGKRADVGVVLGASLWQNKPSPGLRERLDYAISLYDAGVYSRIIVTGGLDAGGATITEAEGMRDYLVEQGVPEKAIRLDATSRSTYENLVNAKAIMAAEGWHTAVIVTHSYHGARARDIADTLGMSAIVSVTDSKVMNMAYHETRETLAFVKWQLTKLRLAIG; from the coding sequence ATGATGTTTCCCGCGAAAGGCAAGGCGTTTTCCATGTTGGACAAACGTCCCCGGAGACGTCCGCTGCGCATCGCCTTATGGGCGGCGTGCGCGGTTGCCGCGCTGCTTCTGTTGTGGTGTGCGGGCTTGTACCGGCAGATCGTGACGTTCGAAGGCGTTGACGCGGCCGGACTGGGGAAACGGGCGGATGTCGGAGTCGTGCTCGGCGCTTCTTTGTGGCAAAATAAGCCGAGCCCCGGTTTACGGGAGCGGCTGGATTATGCGATCAGCCTTTACGATGCCGGCGTCTACTCCCGGATCATCGTGACCGGCGGGCTTGACGCGGGCGGTGCGACGATCACGGAAGCCGAGGGCATGAGGGATTACCTGGTGGAGCAGGGCGTTCCGGAAAAAGCAATTCGTCTGGACGCAACCTCCCGCAGCACGTACGAAAACCTGGTGAACGCGAAAGCCATCATGGCGGCCGAGGGCTGGCACACGGCAGTGATCGTTACGCATTCCTATCACGGGGCGAGAGCCCGTGATATCGCCGACACGCTTGGCATGTCCGCGATCGTCAGCGTCACGGATTCCAAAGTCATGAACATGGCGTACCATGAGACGAGGGAAACGCTGGCGTTCGTGAAATGGCAGCTGACGAAGCTCCGGCTCGCGATCGGATGA
- the lexA gene encoding transcriptional repressor LexA codes for MSKMSNRQNAILEFIKNEVREKGYPPSVREIGEAVGLASSSTVHGHLDRLEKKGLIRRDPTKPRAIEILDDDETVFGFTSTVRQIPLVGKVTAGVPITATENIEEYFPLPVTMVGDQPVFMLSVMGESMIEAGIHDGDYVIVRQQQTANNGEIVVAMTEENEATVKTFYKERDHIRLQPENSTMEPIRLKHVSILGKVIGLIRSFM; via the coding sequence GTGTCCAAGATGTCCAATCGCCAGAATGCGATTCTCGAATTCATTAAGAACGAAGTCCGCGAGAAAGGTTATCCCCCTTCCGTGCGCGAAATCGGCGAAGCCGTCGGACTGGCTTCCAGCTCTACCGTTCACGGCCATCTGGACCGGCTGGAGAAGAAAGGCCTGATCCGCCGGGACCCGACCAAACCCCGCGCGATCGAGATATTGGACGATGACGAAACCGTGTTCGGCTTCACCTCTACCGTCCGCCAGATCCCGCTCGTCGGTAAAGTCACCGCGGGCGTACCGATTACCGCTACGGAGAATATTGAAGAGTACTTCCCGCTGCCGGTCACGATGGTTGGCGACCAGCCCGTGTTCATGCTCTCCGTCATGGGCGAAAGCATGATCGAAGCCGGCATCCATGACGGCGACTACGTCATCGTGCGCCAACAGCAGACGGCCAACAACGGCGAGATCGTCGTCGCCATGACGGAAGAGAACGAAGCGACCGTCAAGACGTTCTATAAAGAACGGGACCACATCCGTCTGCAGCCGGAGAACTCCACCATGGAACCGATTCGCCTGAAGCATGTAAGCATCCTCGGCAAGGTCATCGGCTTAATACGTTCCTTCATGTGA
- a CDS encoding MerR family transcriptional regulator, whose amino-acid sequence MAGDEIRRNMALFPIGIVMKLTDLTARQIRYYEQHELIQPARTAGNQRLFSFNDVERLLEIKALIEKGVNIAGIKQVMNPVGDGSDEPTVINEQSEVKRREMTDSQLHRMLKQQLMTGKRPGQVSLIQGELSRFFKSK is encoded by the coding sequence ATGGCTGGCGATGAAATACGCAGGAATATGGCGCTGTTTCCGATCGGGATCGTCATGAAACTGACGGACCTGACGGCTCGCCAAATCCGCTATTACGAGCAGCATGAACTGATCCAACCCGCTCGGACCGCGGGCAACCAAAGGCTCTTTTCCTTTAACGACGTAGAGAGGCTGCTGGAGATCAAAGCGCTGATCGAGAAGGGCGTGAACATCGCCGGCATCAAGCAGGTGATGAACCCCGTCGGAGACGGTTCGGACGAACCGACCGTGATCAACGAGCAATCCGAGGTCAAACGCAGGGAAATGACCGATTCCCAGCTGCACCGCATGCTGAAGCAGCAACTGATGACCGGCAAGCGGCCGGGCCAGGTATCGTTGATCCAAGGGGAGCTTTCCCGTTTCTTCAAGAGCAAGTAA
- the hfq gene encoding RNA chaperone Hfq — MNKSINIQDTFLNQLRKDSIPVTVYLTNGFQIRGVVRAFDNFTIVIDSEGRQQMVYKHAISTFMPQRNVSLMQQETTAEA; from the coding sequence ATGAACAAATCCATCAACATCCAGGACACCTTCTTAAATCAACTTCGCAAAGACAGCATCCCGGTCACCGTTTACTTGACCAACGGGTTTCAAATCCGCGGCGTCGTCCGCGCTTTCGACAACTTCACCATCGTCATCGACAGCGAAGGGCGGCAGCAGATGGTTTACAAACACGCCATCAGCACGTTCATGCCGCAGCGCAACGTATCCTTGATGCAGCAGGAAACGACCGCCGAGGCTTGA
- a CDS encoding DUF402 domain-containing protein → MKRKFSDRANWRRILKKNYACFPMDDPHFRGFVTLYRIQELRDPLWKEYNGRRMCLADRGYLWMQHFPKGEHFVVTTMFDPQGNVVQWYIDICKTQGLTDQQVPWFDDLYLDIVMLPTGELLLLDEDELEEALDDGIISQKDSDMAQRTANRLLELIRNKKFPYFDMSIRHRKMLLEKLGWEKGTSIG, encoded by the coding sequence ATGAAACGTAAATTCTCGGACCGGGCCAATTGGCGCCGCATTTTGAAGAAGAACTACGCCTGTTTTCCGATGGACGATCCGCACTTCCGCGGTTTCGTGACGCTGTACCGGATCCAGGAGCTCCGCGACCCGCTGTGGAAGGAATACAACGGCCGGAGGATGTGCCTCGCGGACAGGGGCTACTTGTGGATGCAGCATTTTCCGAAAGGCGAGCATTTCGTCGTCACGACGATGTTCGACCCGCAAGGCAACGTGGTCCAGTGGTACATCGATATTTGCAAAACGCAGGGGCTGACCGACCAGCAGGTCCCATGGTTCGACGATCTCTATCTCGATATCGTCATGCTGCCGACGGGAGAGCTGCTGCTTCTGGACGAAGACGAGCTGGAGGAAGCGCTGGACGACGGCATCATTTCGCAGAAGGATTCCGACATGGCCCAGCGTACGGCGAACCGGCTGCTGGAATTGATCCGGAACAAGAAGTTCCCTTATTTCGATATGAGCATCCGCCATCGCAAAATGCTGCTGGAAAAGCTGGGATGGGAGAAAGGGACCTCCATCGGATGA
- the glnA gene encoding type I glutamate--ammonia ligase — MTTFTREDILRNAKEQNVRFIRLQFTDLLGTIKNVEIPLSQLEKALDNKMMFDGSSIEGYVRIEESDMYLYPDLSTWVVFPWVTEDRIARLICDIYMPDGTPFAGDPRGILKRALQEAEEMGFTAMNVGPEPEFFLFKTDDKGNPTTELNDQGGYFDLAPTDLGENCRRDIVLTLEEMGFEIEASHHEVAPGQHEIDFKYASAIKAADQIQTFKLVVKTIARQHGLHATFMPKPLFGVNGSGMHCHQSLFRGNENAFFDANDKLGLSTTARHYMAGILAHARGFAAITNPTVNSYKRLVPGYEAPSYVAWSASNRSPMIRIPASRGLSTRIEARNPDPAANPYLALAVMLKAGLDGIKNKLPLPAPVDRNIYVMSDDELADSGISSLPSNLIEALKEMLRDDVVCEALGDHALSHFYELKEIEWDMYRTQVHQWERDQYLTMY; from the coding sequence ATGACCACCTTTACACGCGAAGACATTTTGCGCAACGCGAAGGAACAGAACGTTCGTTTCATCCGCCTTCAGTTCACCGATCTGCTGGGCACGATCAAGAACGTGGAAATCCCCCTGAGCCAGTTGGAAAAAGCGCTCGACAACAAAATGATGTTCGACGGTTCTTCCATTGAAGGCTATGTCCGGATCGAAGAATCCGATATGTACCTGTATCCGGACCTGAGCACCTGGGTCGTATTCCCGTGGGTGACGGAAGACCGGATCGCCCGGTTGATTTGCGACATTTACATGCCGGACGGCACGCCGTTCGCGGGCGACCCGCGCGGCATTCTGAAGCGCGCGCTGCAGGAAGCCGAAGAGATGGGCTTCACGGCCATGAACGTCGGTCCGGAGCCGGAATTTTTCCTGTTCAAAACGGACGACAAAGGCAATCCGACCACGGAGCTGAACGACCAGGGCGGATACTTCGACCTGGCGCCGACGGACCTGGGCGAGAACTGCCGCCGCGATATCGTGCTTACGCTCGAAGAAATGGGCTTCGAAATCGAAGCCTCCCACCACGAAGTGGCGCCGGGCCAGCACGAGATCGACTTCAAATACGCGTCGGCCATCAAGGCTGCCGACCAAATCCAAACGTTCAAGCTCGTCGTCAAGACGATTGCCCGCCAGCATGGTCTTCATGCGACGTTTATGCCGAAGCCGCTCTTCGGCGTGAACGGTTCCGGCATGCACTGCCACCAATCGCTGTTCCGCGGCAACGAGAACGCGTTCTTCGACGCGAACGACAAGCTGGGCCTGAGCACGACCGCCCGCCACTATATGGCCGGCATCCTCGCGCACGCCCGCGGCTTCGCTGCGATCACGAACCCGACGGTCAACTCCTATAAGCGGCTCGTTCCGGGCTACGAAGCGCCGTCCTACGTCGCTTGGTCCGCGAGCAACCGCAGCCCGATGATCCGCATCCCGGCTTCGCGCGGGCTCAGCACCCGCATCGAAGCGCGCAACCCGGATCCGGCAGCGAATCCGTACCTGGCGCTCGCGGTCATGTTGAAAGCCGGCCTCGACGGCATCAAGAACAAGCTGCCTCTCCCGGCACCGGTAGATCGCAACATCTACGTGATGAGCGACGACGAGCTGGCCGATTCCGGCATTTCGAGCCTGCCGTCCAACCTCATCGAAGCGCTCAAGGAAATGCTGCGCGACGACGTCGTGTGCGAAGCGCTCGGCGACCACGCTTTGAGCCACTTCTACGAGCTCAAGGAAATCGAGTGGGACATGTACCGGACGCAAGTCCACCAGTGGGAACGCGACCAGTATTTGACGATGTATTAA
- a CDS encoding transglycosylase domain-containing protein has protein sequence MQEKPSTSRAPRSGGQEGNRGGGNAKRPPRKRSKKRALIWLFFVVLLGIVCAVVGYLLIILNGERILSQNLNKLNLDSASVIVDKNDKQVAKLYVSEGNREFVAINDIPKMVKDAFVATEDKRFYEHGGVDLFGIGRALVKDVVSRSAVEGASTITQQVAKNIFLNSDKTLFRKGTEASIALALERHKSKDEILELYLNRIYFGKGQYGIKTAAKYYFNKDITSKDPKQQLEPWEIATLAGIPKAPGTYNPISNPEKSKERRAVVLSLMQDQGLITAEQAEAAKKVDYNPDVVPKSKQQYQSYIDYVVDEAKAVTDLSEEELLSGGYTIKTTIDTKAQKAMEDVYKDDSNFEKSKDEIKIQSSMVIMDQHDGSLIAMIGGRDYEKQGWNRVTKQRQPGSSFKPISTYGPAIETGDYFPWSILRDDKTCYNDGKYCPTDSNKTKYIGPVAMTQAVKESRNQPAVWLLNQIGVKKGLDFASKLGIDLDSKQDRNLAIALGGLTHGASPLEMARAYSAFANGGTLMDPHSILSITNSRGEVVYEFSPPKAKRVMSPQTAYYVTQVLQGVTQTGGTGVRAQIPGRTVVGKTGTTQHGIKGLPVNAGGNRDVWFVGYTPELTAAVWVGYDNTDKNHLVQQSSGQAAALFSKVMSKALEGKKKQSFPKPEGVIDGKPLAAVTGLTAAYNPDTVSVSLNWSAPNAPEGTTFRVYRKSQADADFAKLAETADPAFDDLALLPDQTYTYYVTAYDPKSQQESEPSEQVTVKVVSGAETPSPSPSESPTPGGDTGQDGTGGTDEGGGGGGGGQESPSPSPSQSPSPSPSPSQSPSPSPSETPADNPSPSPSTKTAGTLPDSPEPSASASPSSSPSASPSSSSASDPEILPSSSPE, from the coding sequence ATGCAGGAAAAACCTTCAACGAGCCGAGCCCCCAGGAGCGGCGGCCAGGAAGGAAACCGGGGAGGCGGCAATGCCAAGCGTCCTCCGCGCAAGCGCAGCAAGAAAAGAGCTCTGATCTGGCTGTTCTTCGTCGTGCTGCTGGGCATCGTTTGCGCCGTCGTGGGCTATTTGCTTATTATTTTGAACGGCGAGCGCATCTTGAGCCAGAACCTCAATAAGTTGAATCTGGACTCCGCTTCCGTCATCGTGGATAAGAATGACAAACAGGTCGCCAAGCTCTACGTTTCGGAAGGCAACCGCGAATTCGTCGCCATCAACGATATTCCGAAAATGGTGAAGGACGCCTTCGTCGCGACGGAGGATAAACGGTTTTATGAGCACGGCGGGGTCGATTTGTTCGGTATCGGGCGCGCTTTGGTCAAGGACGTCGTCTCCAGAAGCGCCGTGGAGGGCGCGAGCACGATTACCCAGCAGGTCGCCAAGAACATTTTCCTGAATTCGGACAAGACGCTGTTCCGCAAAGGAACGGAAGCCTCGATCGCGCTCGCGCTGGAGCGCCATAAGAGCAAAGACGAAATTTTGGAGCTGTACCTGAACCGGATTTATTTCGGCAAAGGCCAGTACGGGATCAAAACCGCGGCCAAGTACTACTTCAATAAGGACATCACGAGCAAGGATCCGAAGCAGCAGCTGGAGCCGTGGGAAATCGCCACGCTGGCGGGGATCCCGAAAGCTCCGGGCACCTACAACCCGATCTCGAACCCGGAGAAGTCCAAGGAGCGGCGGGCCGTCGTTCTCTCGCTCATGCAGGATCAGGGACTCATTACCGCGGAACAGGCGGAGGCGGCGAAGAAGGTCGATTACAATCCCGACGTGGTGCCGAAAAGCAAGCAGCAGTACCAATCGTATATCGATTACGTCGTGGACGAAGCCAAAGCCGTTACCGACCTGAGCGAGGAAGAGCTTCTGAGCGGCGGCTACACGATCAAGACGACTATCGACACGAAAGCGCAGAAAGCGATGGAAGACGTCTACAAGGACGACAGCAACTTCGAGAAGAGCAAGGACGAAATCAAAATCCAGAGCTCGATGGTCATCATGGACCAGCACGACGGCTCGCTGATCGCGATGATCGGCGGACGGGATTACGAGAAACAAGGCTGGAACCGCGTCACCAAGCAGCGGCAGCCGGGCTCCTCGTTCAAGCCGATCTCCACGTACGGTCCGGCGATCGAGACCGGCGACTACTTCCCGTGGTCCATCCTGCGGGACGACAAGACTTGCTATAACGACGGCAAGTACTGTCCGACGGACTCCAATAAGACGAAATACATCGGCCCGGTCGCGATGACCCAAGCCGTCAAGGAATCCCGTAACCAACCGGCCGTTTGGCTGCTTAACCAGATCGGCGTCAAAAAAGGCCTTGATTTCGCCTCGAAGCTCGGCATCGATCTCGACAGCAAACAGGACCGGAACCTGGCGATCGCGCTCGGGGGCCTCACGCACGGCGCATCGCCTCTGGAGATGGCGCGGGCGTACAGCGCGTTCGCGAACGGCGGGACGCTGATGGACCCGCATTCCATCCTGTCGATCACGAACAGCCGCGGGGAAGTCGTGTACGAATTCAGTCCCCCGAAAGCGAAGCGGGTCATGTCGCCCCAAACGGCTTATTACGTGACCCAGGTTCTGCAAGGGGTCACGCAGACGGGCGGAACGGGCGTTCGCGCCCAAATTCCCGGACGCACCGTCGTCGGCAAAACCGGCACGACGCAGCACGGCATCAAGGGGCTGCCGGTCAATGCAGGGGGCAACCGCGACGTATGGTTCGTGGGCTACACGCCGGAATTGACGGCCGCCGTTTGGGTGGGATACGACAACACGGATAAGAACCATCTCGTGCAGCAGAGCAGCGGCCAGGCGGCCGCCTTGTTCTCCAAGGTCATGTCCAAAGCGCTCGAAGGGAAGAAAAAGCAGTCGTTCCCGAAACCGGAAGGCGTCATCGACGGGAAACCGCTGGCTGCCGTCACGGGATTGACGGCAGCTTACAACCCGGACACCGTGTCCGTCTCGCTCAACTGGAGCGCGCCGAATGCTCCGGAAGGCACGACATTCCGGGTGTACCGGAAGTCTCAGGCTGACGCCGATTTCGCGAAGCTCGCCGAAACGGCCGATCCCGCGTTCGACGATTTGGCGCTGTTGCCGGATCAGACCTACACGTATTACGTCACGGCTTACGATCCGAAGTCGCAGCAGGAAAGCGAGCCTTCCGAACAGGTGACGGTCAAGGTCGTCTCCGGAGCGGAGACCCCATCTCCTTCGCCTTCGGAATCGCCCACGCCCGGCGGAGATACGGGTCAAGACGGCACCGGCGGAACCGACGAGGGCGGCGGGGGTGGCGGGGGTGGCCAGGAATCGCCAAGCCCTTCGCCTTCCCAGAGCCCGTCGCCATCGCCGAGTCCATCGCAATCGCCGTCGCCGTCGCCTTCCGAGACGCCGGCCGACAATCCTTCTCCGTCGCCGAGCACGAAGACGGCCGGGACGCTGCCCGACAGCCCGGAGCCAAGCGCATCCGCCAGCCCGTCGTCCAGTCCGTCCGCCAGCCCCTCCTCAAGCTCGGCTTCGGACCCGGAGATCCTTCCGTCTTCTTCACCCGAATGA
- a CDS encoding aminotransferase class I/II-fold pyridoxal phosphate-dependent enzyme — MTGLEAQWERWAAKAEETAGERLRSVDAIVEKNQEKVIRAFQKQKVSDYHFAGSTGYGYNDRGREVLDLVYADVFGAEAAIVRPHLVSGTHTISAALFGCLRPGDELLFVTGSPYDTLHKVIGKPGDGTGSLSDWGIACKTVPLQNDGSMDWDGVASAVSEKTKVFAIQRSRGYDWRPSFTVAQIGDMVRRIKSISPHGIVFVDNCYGEFTEDKEPPEVGADLIAGSLIKNPGGGLAPSGGYIAGRADLVELAAYRITAPGIGGEVGAMLGTTRSLYQGLFLAPLLVGQAVKGSIFAAAVFEQLGFETHPRWQDERTDLIQAIRFPAAEPLIAFVQAVQKAAAVDAHVVPEPWDMPGYEHPVIMAAGTFIQGGSLELSADAPIREPYIAYMQGGLTYAHVKLAVRQACFDLAAKGYVKG; from the coding sequence ATGACGGGGTTGGAAGCGCAATGGGAGCGATGGGCGGCGAAAGCGGAAGAGACGGCCGGCGAACGCCTGCGGTCCGTCGACGCGATCGTCGAGAAAAACCAGGAGAAGGTTATCCGGGCTTTTCAGAAACAGAAGGTGAGCGATTACCATTTCGCCGGCTCGACCGGATACGGATATAACGACCGGGGCCGCGAGGTGCTGGATCTCGTCTACGCCGACGTTTTCGGGGCGGAGGCGGCGATCGTGCGCCCGCATCTCGTGTCGGGGACGCATACGATTTCGGCGGCTTTGTTCGGCTGTCTGCGGCCGGGCGACGAGCTGCTGTTCGTCACGGGCAGCCCGTACGACACGCTGCACAAGGTCATCGGCAAGCCGGGCGACGGAACGGGTTCGTTGTCGGATTGGGGTATCGCATGCAAAACGGTTCCTTTGCAGAATGACGGTTCCATGGACTGGGACGGCGTCGCCTCGGCGGTCTCCGAGAAAACGAAGGTATTCGCCATTCAGCGTTCCAGGGGATACGATTGGCGGCCTTCCTTTACCGTCGCTCAGATCGGGGATATGGTCCGCCGGATCAAATCGATCTCGCCGCACGGCATCGTTTTCGTCGATAACTGCTACGGGGAATTTACGGAGGACAAGGAGCCGCCGGAAGTCGGGGCGGACCTGATCGCCGGCTCGCTGATCAAAAATCCGGGCGGGGGCCTGGCTCCCAGCGGAGGTTACATTGCGGGCCGCGCCGATCTGGTCGAACTGGCGGCGTACCGGATCACGGCGCCCGGCATCGGCGGGGAAGTGGGCGCGATGCTCGGGACGACACGTTCGCTCTATCAAGGGCTGTTCCTCGCGCCGCTGCTCGTCGGACAAGCGGTCAAAGGGAGCATTTTCGCGGCCGCCGTGTTCGAGCAATTGGGCTTCGAGACGCATCCGCGCTGGCAGGACGAGCGGACGGATTTGATCCAGGCGATCCGGTTCCCGGCCGCCGAGCCGCTTATCGCGTTCGTGCAGGCGGTGCAGAAAGCGGCTGCGGTCGACGCGCACGTCGTGCCGGAGCCGTGGGACATGCCCGGGTACGAGCATCCGGTCATCATGGCGGCGGGCACGTTCATCCAAGGGGGCAGCCTTGAGCTGTCCGCGGACGCGCCGATCCGCGAACCCTATATCGCTTATATGCAAGGCGGGCTCACCTATGCCCATGTGAAGCTGGCGGTACGCCAAGCGTGCTTCGATCTGGCTGCCAAAGGGTATGTGAAAGGGTAG